In Zingiber officinale cultivar Zhangliang chromosome 1A, Zo_v1.1, whole genome shotgun sequence, the DNA window AACTGCAAGCTACTTGAACACTTTGAATAAGTGGAGTTCTGTTCATTCGGCATGCCTCACTAGTCCAGACTGTAATGATCAGAGTTCTACCTGGATCATCTAAAGAAAAGCATCTTGCTGTTGTGGTGGTGCTGTCAATGTTTCTTTCCTTCCTTTTCCCTCTTTCTTTcatttagtttttcttttctcttttactCTTGAAAAGGATGCAACTAGCTATCTCGTGCACATCTTTATCTTTATTCTTTAGTCCGGTACTAATTccattgtgtgttagtgtgtgtACGGATGCTTCTCTACCTGGACCTCGTACTTCATGGACAAGTAAGGCATAGGGTTGGATGATGTTGTGCGGTTTCGCTTGTCTAAGGAATATTTCCTCATCTTTCTATGCAGGCTCCATTCTATCATTTTATTATCCGAAATTTCACTTGAGCCCCTGGCTTCTCTCTGTTCGTTAAATGATCTCTAGAGTTTCAATTATTGTCGAACTAGGTTTTTACTGATCCGAGTAATTTTGCCTCAGTTTTAATATTATAATCCAAGTTTGAGACTGATAAGCCATTCAAAGTTGGAAGTTAGAGCGAACAAAGCTCATGCACTTGAGGACGAAATTCATACAATTGAATTCGAATTAGAGTCAAATTCAATcagtaaattttgaatttgatcgACTGAAAACCACGGGGGCAAGTACTTATTGCGTCCTTTTAATACATCCTATTCCTAAATATCCTCCATAAACACAATGAATCATAAAGAAGATCTTTCAGCTAAacacaatttaaaaatatttttttctttccttctaAAAAGGATTCATGTCTCCAGTATCAAGTGTTATCGACCAATTACTGGAATGTGACATCTCAGATCTTCCCGTCCTATTGTTCTAATTTTAACAGCAGTGATAAACTTTGAAGACTCAAAATTTGATAATGTTTATTACAGTTCTATCGTTATAAAATAGAGGACGCCCATAGATTGGCATATTCCCTAGTTTTCTGGTAATTGAAATACACCTGATTCACTTAAAATTTTAATCGAAACACATCATTTGGCACACACCAAACCACATCCAAAAACTTCTTGGAAACCGTGTTGTCTCTCTCATCCTCTGCTCTATTTAAGCACCTCTTGCAATGCTCCCTTTCCCTCtgcaagagaagagaagagaagagaagagaagagaagggaataAAAGAGAAGGCAAACAAGCTCGCTGTATTCTGCATTAAATTGTAGAAAGAGAGGTAGAGGGAGAGGTGTCGTGCCAAGAAACAAAAAGGGAGGGGATGGAGCAGATCATGTCACTGGATGAGCCAAATCTCAACCAGCACTTGATAAAGCCGAAGCCATGGATCGAGAAGAACGCCAGCCCAAATGAGGCGCCACTGCTCGAGCCCAGAACGGAGGTGGCCCAGCTGATGGTGGAGGCCAAGCGCATCCTTGCGATCGCCTCGCCCATGGCACTCGCCGGTCTCCTGCTCTACTCCCGCTCCCTCGTCTCCATGATCTTCCTCGGCCGCCTCGGACGCCTCCCTCTAGCCGGCGGTGCACTCGCCATTGGCTTCGCCAACATCACCGGCTACTCCGTCCTCTCTGGCCTCGCCATGGGCATGGAGCCCCTCTGCGGCCAGGCCGTAGGCGCCCGTCGGCTAGCCCTCCTTGGCCCTGCCCTCCATCGcgccatcctcctcctcctcgcggcTTCCCTCCCCATCACCGCCCTCTGGTTCACGATGCGTCATATTCTCCTCCTCTGCGGCCAGGACCCTGACATCGCCGCCGCAGCTTACGACTTCGTTCTCGCTTCCATCCCCGACCTGCTGCTTCAATCCTTCCTCCATCCCATCCGCATCTTCCTTCGTTCACAATCCATCACCCTCCCACTCACCTACGCCGCCGCTGCCGTAGCCCTCCTGCACCTCCCCCTCAACTACGCCCTCGTCTTCTACCTACGCTTCGGCATTCGTGGCGTCGCCCTCGCCTCCATCTGCACCAATCTCATCTtcattctcctcctcctcctctataTCTACTTCTCCGGCGTCCACCGACAAACTGCGGTACTCGATATTTCGACCGATTGTTTCAAGGGATGGGGCTCTATGCTAAATTTGGCGATTCCTAGCGCCATCTCTGTGTGCCTCGAGTGGTGGTGGTATGAAATCATGGTCCTCCTTTGTGGCCTCCTCCTCGACCCTAAATCCGCCGTCGCCTCTATGGGCATTCTCATCCAGACCACCTCTCTCATCTACACTTTCCCATCCTCCCTCAGCTTCGGCGTCTCCACCCGCGTCGCCAATGAGCTCGGCGCCTACCGCCCGGCCCGTGCCCGTCGCGCTGCCACCGTCGGCCTCGCCTGCGGCTTCATTCTAGGGATGCTTGCGCTTGCGTTCACAATGGTCGTTCGGCACGCCTGGGCACAGATGTTCACGCCCGACGCGGCCATAGCTGCGCTCACATCTGCTGTGCTCCCCATGGTTGGGGCTTGCGAACTGGGAAACTGCCCGCAGACCACTGGGTGCGGGGTGCTGCGAGGGAGCGCGAGGCCGCGCGCCGGGGCCAACATAAACCTAGGGTCGTTCTACGCTGTGGGAATGCCGGTGGCGGTTGTGCTAGCGTTCTGGGCTGGGTGGGACTTCTCCGGGCTTTGGTTCGGCATGCTGGCGGCGCAATCCGCGTGCGTCGTGCTGATGTTGCTCGTCGTCCTCCGCACCGACTGGGAGCTGCAGGCACAACGGGCGCAACTGCTTGTCGGCGGACAACTCGAAGCCGCCGCCACCGACAAAGCAATCGTGGTGGTGATAGTGCTGGAAGACAATAACAGTTAGAAACAGGCAGAACCAATGCTCAAAGGCAATGCTAACGTACTATGATTCATCAAACCTATAACTTTAtaattctctcttctttttcacatattattttcaaatttctataatttttgcgATCTCTTGTCGAATGAATTAAGTGGGAAACAGATCAGATATAAAACTATTTGAAGTGAAAAACAGGAACATTGGATTAATGCATTTATGGTCAAGCCGGGCTGTATCACCAGTTAATCACGGTAAAAGGGGATTACGTTTTCCAGTTATTCCTCATAATCTATACCTAGACTATATAAAGAAAGGTATTTATAGTCAACGACCAAATAATTAAGAGAGGATTTTTGCTGCGGCTCCAAGACTGACTCAGTTCATGAGATAATGAATATAGTGATCGGGAGATCGAAAATTGATAAACAATTTTATTATCACTACGGACCCCTGTATATGCACATGTCAATTTGAATTCACACTGAATTCCTTTTTAATagtatgtgatcctgtccgaaaactaGAGAGATAGCGGGTTAGACAGGTAACTCAGATGTTGACTGGAGGAAGACTTTTAAGCAGAGAAAAGATTACAAACGGGAATAAAGATCCTCTCTACACACACTCAAACGATCCAACAAAACATCAGTGTCCAAAAATCAAGGAACGGTCCCTAGCAAAGgacctccgacgttcaagtcaatgTAGTGGCCAAGCAGAAAAAGGAAAGATGAACAGTAAAGGCTCGCACGTAAATGAGACTGCTGTAAAAGTGTATCTCACCAATGGAGAGAATCCCCTTTATATACCatctctcataacctccgcaatcataAGGTGACAGCAAATGTCGAGTGTCAGAAGTTGTCGAGTAAAGGAAGACATACGATCTAGGAGAGGCACAGTCACCGTCCGAGGAATCTTTCGTTATCGGTATGGACACCTTTTATAATTTCGCCATTAATCCGGCGGTTGAATGAATATGCTATCATAATGTATCAGCTGATGGAAGATGTATAATTACCTTCGAATAAGATTCCATTGAATGTCTATGTTGTGatagaagaatattctctaatGAATAGTTGTTACACTCTGACAGGCTGTTGTGACTACAAGTTGTTGTGACTCTAACAATGTTGTCCCCTAAATATATCTCGACCAGACCTTTAGCCGACTGATTATATATTATGCTAGCAGATTAGTATATAGGTGAAGTGCTAAGTCTCGTAAGGTCACTCGACCTCTGGCCTGCTTGGCTATACATTATGTGATGCTAGAGATCTACTATTGGAACAACAGGAAGCCAAGTCCCGTAGCCTCGGCTGGGTATATTCCTGGCTTGCCATATGTCGAGATGTTTGACTCTGAATAATGGGGAACTGTATCTCATATACTCGACCGACGTATTAAAGTAGGTCGGATTTGCTCTATATATCTTGGCAATGAATGGAGCTATAAGTCCTTGCAGTCTGATTAGCTTTAGGGTTGATCGACCATATGTTGAAAGCTATGCTCTGAGAAACTTGTACTAAAAGTGGGAAGCTGGGTCTCTTAAATCTGGCATGTTGTATGATCGACCAACTTAGTGGTAGACTTGCTATTCCTTAAGCCTGGCTTGGTGGTAGACCTGCTATCCCTTAAGCTCGATCAGCTATTGGTTGATCAGATATATGATAGGTGTCTTAGCATAGAAATGGAGTACTGGGTCGCTTAGGTCTAACCGCCTTTTAGGCCGATCATCCTTGTATAGAAGGTCCTAGCACTAGCGAGGAGGAAAACTTTGTTGAGAGTGACACGCAGGCTGCTACCTCTCTTTGACTTTGACCGtcacctcaccttgactttgactaccatGTCATCTCTGAATCTGCCCATAACatcccatatcactagcctcctaTTCAAGTTTAGTCTAAAAAAGTtcgtagccgactgactagaccttaGTGTTAATGTTGCCCAGTTGCCCCTCTTACTAGTTCAACCGGCAGGACATACCGTAGCTTGCCCCTTCATGCTATACCCTAATTATATTTCTTGAAAAAATGCATGTCAACTGTTGGATATGCTAAATAGTGTACTATTTATATATGGGAAGGCATTTTTCAGTGTAATGCTTAGGCTATCTTATCCATTATTATGAGCAAGTGCCACGTGTTCCACTAACATATTTTTTGAAGCGATAGCTGACGCACACCTTTTCGTACCGACCAATGACACACCCCCTTGCAAATCAACAATCATCAATGGGCATATTGTTTTAATCAGACGATTGTGGTCGGGCCTTATCTTGTGGCTTACGTTAAAAACACTAAGTGGTGCAGAAACAAATCACTTGTTTCATCTTCTTCGACTTTCTCTTTTTGGTGATTTCACTTGGCAAACTTGTTCTTCCTTACGATCAGTAAGTTCCTCCTCTACTTCTTTGTTTCCTTTACAATCTCTCATGGCCTAGGAATCTTTTACTCCCTAGTACACTTTCACCCATTCAGACTTCGATAACAGCGATTGACAAATAGTCCATTTGCAATATGAAATTCCCACAAACTAACATATTCGCCGCCTAGGATAGCCCCCATCGCCCTCCATCGGGTTGTGTTACCTTTTTTAAGGATCAACTGAAAGTGggtttatatttttttatccctCACTTTCTCTTAGAGAAACACCATTATTTCAACATCCCCCTCTCCCAGTTTGCTCCAAATGCATTCCACAACATATGCGGTGTGGAGACCCGATTTTGGACATGGTGATGGACACTAGTGGACATACCTTTGAAGGTTAAGTCAAGTTCAGCTCCTAGAAATCTTGATaccataaaaaaaaattgaacccaagtttaTGATTACTTTGTGTCATGTGTAGATTTGGATCTTAGGGATTTCGGATGTTGGATCTAGTTACGCCTATGTTTCTTCTTGCTCTTCATCATGATAATTTAATGAGTCACAAGTTTGTTTTATGTGTTCAAATTTTTATTCTAGTTATATCTATGTTTCTTCTTGCTTCCTAATAAGATGACTTAGTAAGTCATATGTTAAAATTTTATGTGTATGTTTCATTCGGTTTATCATGATAACATAATATGTCATGTGTTAATCCTtttatgtaatttggaattgTTCTAGCTATGCCTATGTTTCAAGTGCTAAGTTGTAATGATATGGTGACCTTTCACCTAGCCTTTTTGATGGATGATtttcatctagccatgacctttcacctagcctttttaatggatgactttgttggttggtcttaggaagattgtaccggttctactgtacaaaaaattttgtacaagtgtcaaacctttcctaaacaacctattgtgttctttagaaattaaatttggaatcgcaaacagaacttaacattattgattccaaatttaacttatctgttcttaatggtttagacttggatcgcaagcaaaacttaacactattgatccaaatcaacctatattacaaatttaattaaatatctatttcaaaaattggttcccaggtaaaacatggcgaggcac includes these proteins:
- the LOC122025645 gene encoding protein DETOXIFICATION 49-like; its protein translation is MEQIMSLDEPNLNQHLIKPKPWIEKNASPNEAPLLEPRTEVAQLMVEAKRILAIASPMALAGLLLYSRSLVSMIFLGRLGRLPLAGGALAIGFANITGYSVLSGLAMGMEPLCGQAVGARRLALLGPALHRAILLLLAASLPITALWFTMRHILLLCGQDPDIAAAAYDFVLASIPDLLLQSFLHPIRIFLRSQSITLPLTYAAAAVALLHLPLNYALVFYLRFGIRGVALASICTNLIFILLLLLYIYFSGVHRQTAVLDISTDCFKGWGSMLNLAIPSAISVCLEWWWYEIMVLLCGLLLDPKSAVASMGILIQTTSLIYTFPSSLSFGVSTRVANELGAYRPARARRAATVGLACGFILGMLALAFTMVVRHAWAQMFTPDAAIAALTSAVLPMVGACELGNCPQTTGCGVLRGSARPRAGANINLGSFYAVGMPVAVVLAFWAGWDFSGLWFGMLAAQSACVVLMLLVVLRTDWELQAQRAQLLVGGQLEAAATDKAIVVVIVLEDNNS